A stretch of Caenibius tardaugens NBRC 16725 DNA encodes these proteins:
- a CDS encoding SDR family NAD(P)-dependent oxidoreductase, translating into MHIEPGVAAVVTGGASGLGEATSRALAMRGAKLAIFDMDAERGEALAKELGGIFCQTNVCSDEQVDAAFAKARAAHGQERILVNCAGISSGIKTASRDRETGEPLSFPMAAFEKVVQINLLGTFRCIAAAAKGMLTLDPLEGGERGAIVCTASIAAQDGQIGQAAYAASKAGVVGLTLPVARDLMGEGIRINTILPGLFLTPMMKTLPEKVQSALAATVPFPRRLGYPAEFADLALHLISNAYMNGEAVRLDAANRLAPR; encoded by the coding sequence ATGCACATTGAACCCGGCGTTGCGGCCGTTGTCACCGGGGGCGCCTCCGGATTGGGAGAAGCCACCAGCCGCGCTCTCGCCATGCGCGGCGCAAAACTTGCCATTTTCGATATGGATGCCGAACGCGGCGAGGCACTGGCGAAGGAACTTGGGGGCATTTTTTGCCAGACCAACGTCTGTTCGGACGAACAGGTCGATGCCGCATTCGCCAAGGCCAGAGCCGCGCACGGGCAGGAACGCATTCTCGTCAATTGCGCAGGCATTAGCAGTGGCATCAAAACGGCTTCCCGTGATCGGGAAACCGGCGAACCGCTGAGCTTCCCCATGGCGGCATTCGAGAAGGTCGTGCAGATCAACCTGCTCGGCACCTTCCGCTGCATCGCTGCCGCTGCAAAAGGCATGCTGACGCTCGATCCGCTGGAAGGGGGCGAACGCGGCGCCATCGTCTGCACCGCAAGCATCGCGGCGCAGGATGGCCAGATCGGACAGGCGGCCTACGCCGCATCGAAAGCGGGGGTTGTCGGCCTCACGCTTCCTGTCGCGCGCGATCTGATGGGGGAAGGCATACGGATCAATACCATTCTTCCGGGACTGTTTCTTACCCCGATGATGAAAACCCTTCCGGAAAAAGTGCAGTCCGCCCTTGCCGCTACTGTGCCCTTCCCGCGCCGGCTGGGTTATCCGGCCGAATTTGCGGACCTCGCGCTCCATCTTATCTCGAACGCTTACATGAACGGTGAAGCCGTCCGCCTGGATGCCGCAAACCGCCTGGCACCACGCTGA
- a CDS encoding acetyl-CoA C-acetyltransferase: protein MTHAYIYDAVRTPRGKGRPDGALHEITALDLAAQMLRALRDRNHLDTALVDDVVLGCVMPVGEQGSDIARLATVVAGYEQQVPGVQVNRFCASGLEACNIAAAKVIAGEARFAVGGGVESMSRVPLAADGGAMTVDPVFAFDHYYAPQGIGADMIATLNGFTRDDVDAYAVQSQQRAATAWREGRFAGSIVPVLDQAGAIRLAHDEHMRPDTDLQALGKLKPAFVRMGEAGYDAVAMARYPDMGPVNHVHHGGNSSGIVDGAAMVLIGSKEAGEAAGLKPRARILGGASIGSEPTIMLTGPEFVTRKLLNRLGMATGDIDIYELNEAFAAVVLRYLRALELDGGTVNVNGGAIAMGHPLGATGAMILGTALDELERTDKQTALINLCVGAGMGTAMVIERI from the coding sequence ATGACACATGCCTATATCTATGACGCCGTAAGAACGCCGCGTGGCAAAGGCAGGCCGGACGGCGCCTTGCATGAGATCACCGCGCTGGATCTCGCCGCCCAGATGCTCCGCGCCTTGCGCGACCGCAATCACCTCGACACCGCGCTGGTCGACGACGTGGTGCTGGGCTGTGTCATGCCCGTGGGCGAACAAGGCAGCGACATCGCCCGCCTCGCCACGGTCGTGGCCGGTTACGAGCAGCAGGTGCCAGGCGTTCAGGTCAACCGGTTCTGTGCATCCGGGCTGGAAGCCTGCAACATCGCCGCGGCCAAGGTCATTGCGGGCGAAGCCCGGTTCGCCGTGGGCGGCGGGGTTGAATCGATGTCCCGGGTTCCGCTGGCCGCCGATGGCGGCGCGATGACTGTCGATCCGGTCTTTGCCTTTGACCATTATTATGCACCGCAGGGTATTGGCGCCGACATGATCGCCACATTGAACGGGTTCACGCGCGACGATGTCGACGCCTATGCCGTGCAAAGCCAGCAGCGCGCCGCGACAGCATGGCGTGAAGGCCGGTTTGCGGGCTCGATTGTGCCGGTTCTCGATCAGGCAGGAGCCATCCGCCTGGCCCATGACGAACATATGCGACCTGATACCGATCTTCAGGCACTGGGCAAACTGAAGCCCGCGTTCGTCCGCATGGGGGAAGCAGGCTATGATGCCGTGGCAATGGCGCGTTACCCCGATATGGGGCCGGTCAATCACGTGCATCATGGTGGCAATTCCTCGGGCATCGTGGATGGCGCGGCGATGGTGCTGATCGGGTCGAAAGAAGCGGGCGAGGCCGCAGGACTGAAACCCCGCGCCCGCATTCTGGGCGGCGCCTCGATCGGATCGGAGCCCACCATCATGCTGACAGGGCCGGAATTCGTTACGCGCAAGCTGCTTAACCGCCTCGGCATGGCGACCGGCGACATCGATATCTATGAACTGAACGAGGCGTTCGCCGCCGTGGTCCTGCGTTATCTGCGCGCGCTCGAACTGGATGGCGGGACAGTCAACGTCAATGGCGGGGCGATTGCTATGGGCCACCCCCTTGGCGCGACCGGGGCGATGATCCTCGGTACGGCGCTCGACGAACTCGAACGGACAGACAAACAAACCGCGTTGATCAATCTTTGCGTGGGCGCCGGCATGGGCACCGCGATGGTTATCGAACGAATCTGA
- a CDS encoding enoyl-CoA hydratase/isomerase family protein codes for MENFTIQIDADGIALITFDVPGRSLNAISAAVQQELDTITARIRDDDAIRGAIFHSGKERGFCAGADLTELPNDIARWRQAENPEDIAIRVADAARFSGRIRALETCGKPVVAAISGITLGGGLELALGCHFRIAVDDDTLRLGLPEVTLGLLPGAGGTQRLLRLMGLSGALPHIADGTMIDTEAALAAGVIHKLVPAEDLLTEARQWILDGGNPVAPWDQDGFRLPGGGPHSQVGYTVFSAQLAARRGSTGEPALAVSNILKTLYEGSQVPIEAGLRIESRYFYKTACSDEALAGIQAFLNRKK; via the coding sequence ATGGAAAACTTCACCATCCAGATCGATGCCGATGGCATCGCCTTGATCACTTTTGACGTACCCGGCCGTTCATTGAACGCCATAAGCGCAGCGGTTCAGCAGGAACTCGACACCATTACCGCCCGCATCAGGGACGATGATGCGATCCGGGGGGCGATCTTCCACTCGGGCAAAGAACGCGGGTTCTGCGCGGGCGCCGATCTTACCGAACTGCCCAACGATATCGCACGCTGGCGTCAGGCGGAAAACCCCGAGGACATCGCCATCCGCGTGGCCGATGCGGCGCGCTTCAGCGGCCGCATCAGGGCACTGGAAACCTGCGGCAAGCCGGTGGTTGCGGCAATCTCCGGCATCACGCTCGGCGGTGGTCTCGAACTGGCGCTCGGTTGCCATTTCCGGATCGCGGTAGACGATGACACCTTGCGCCTCGGCCTGCCCGAAGTGACGCTGGGGCTCCTGCCTGGTGCGGGGGGAACCCAACGCCTGCTCCGCCTGATGGGCTTGAGCGGCGCCCTGCCCCACATCGCCGATGGAACGATGATTGACACCGAGGCTGCACTGGCTGCCGGCGTCATCCACAAGCTTGTGCCCGCCGAAGACCTGCTGACCGAAGCGCGCCAGTGGATACTGGATGGCGGGAACCCGGTTGCCCCGTGGGATCAGGATGGTTTCAGGCTGCCCGGCGGCGGCCCGCACAGCCAAGTCGGCTACACCGTCTTTTCCGCCCAACTCGCTGCCCGGCGCGGCAGTACAGGCGAACCCGCCCTTGCTGTCTCCAACATCCTCAAGACCCTGTATGAAGGTTCGCAGGTTCCGATTGAGGCAGGGCTGCGCATAGAAAGCCGTTACTTCTACAAAACCGCCTGTTCAGACGAGGCTCTGGCAGGAATCCAGGCGTTTCTGAACCGGAAGAAATGA
- a CDS encoding NADPH-dependent 2,4-dienoyl-CoA reductase — protein sequence MTVSGYPHLFAPLRIGSHRLKNRIVMGSMHTGLEDLPDAKERWAAYFVERVRGGVGMIITGGILPHACSGHEAKLSDPSEVEMHRTVTRAVHAADPEVKICMQILHMGPLADTPDCVAPSPIRSRIGRYVPRALDEAGIEEQIAAFANCAALARQAGYDGVEIIGSAGYLISAFLVNRTNQRTDRWGGSWENRMRFPVEVMRRIRAAVGPDFILIFRIPAMDMLEQGMSWEEVVSLAKAIEQAGANVISTHFCWHESLVPTIATMVPRAAFTQVTGRLRQHVSIPLITSNRINMPTVAEAVLERGDADLVSMARPMLADPEFVIKAREGREDEINTCIACNQACLDHVFSGKLTSCLVNPLACRETELRITPARSAKRIAVIGAGPAGLACATVAAQRGHVVTLYDRAHDIGGQFNLAKRIPGKEEFHETLRYYRRMIDKHHVSLQLGVDVDGALLRQGAFDEIVIATGIAPRTLDLPGHDHPKVSGYIDVVAGRVTPGKTVVIIGAGGIGFDVATLLSHAGVSAALDTDVFAREWGIDFENHPRGGVTGVAPRVATGGRQVTLLQRKASPVGKGLGRTTGWTHRIALQRRGVQMVSGVVYQRIDDLGLHATVDGQPRLFEADSIVICAGQEPDRALYDQLVGAGMHVHVIGGAFEAGELDAKRAIKQATELAVAL from the coding sequence GTGACTGTCAGTGGATATCCGCATCTCTTCGCCCCGCTCCGGATCGGGTCACATCGTCTCAAGAACCGGATCGTCATGGGGTCGATGCACACCGGACTGGAAGACCTGCCGGATGCGAAAGAACGGTGGGCGGCCTATTTCGTCGAACGTGTCCGTGGCGGGGTCGGCATGATTATCACAGGCGGGATATTGCCGCATGCGTGCAGCGGGCATGAGGCGAAACTTTCCGATCCATCCGAGGTCGAGATGCATCGCACGGTCACGCGGGCAGTCCACGCCGCCGATCCGGAGGTGAAAATCTGCATGCAGATCCTGCACATGGGGCCGCTTGCCGATACGCCTGACTGCGTGGCGCCATCGCCCATCCGGTCACGGATCGGCCGATACGTCCCGCGTGCGCTGGATGAAGCGGGGATCGAGGAACAGATCGCAGCTTTTGCCAATTGCGCTGCGCTGGCGCGGCAGGCCGGTTATGATGGTGTCGAGATTATCGGCTCGGCAGGATACCTTATTTCCGCATTTCTGGTGAACAGAACCAATCAGCGCACCGATCGCTGGGGGGGGAGCTGGGAAAACCGCATGCGGTTTCCGGTCGAAGTCATGCGCCGCATCCGTGCCGCAGTCGGGCCGGATTTCATCCTGATTTTCCGCATTCCCGCGATGGATATGCTGGAACAGGGCATGTCCTGGGAAGAGGTCGTGTCGCTCGCCAAGGCCATAGAACAGGCAGGCGCGAATGTGATCAGCACGCATTTCTGCTGGCACGAAAGCCTGGTGCCGACCATTGCCACGATGGTTCCCCGGGCCGCTTTCACACAGGTTACCGGCAGGCTGCGCCAACATGTGTCGATTCCGCTCATCACCAGCAATCGGATCAACATGCCGACAGTGGCGGAGGCGGTGCTCGAACGGGGTGATGCCGATCTTGTTTCGATGGCGCGGCCGATGCTGGCCGATCCGGAATTCGTGATCAAGGCACGCGAAGGGCGCGAGGATGAGATCAACACCTGCATAGCGTGCAACCAGGCGTGTCTCGATCATGTCTTTTCGGGCAAGCTCACGTCCTGTCTGGTCAATCCCCTCGCGTGCCGGGAAACGGAATTGCGCATCACCCCAGCACGGTCGGCAAAACGCATTGCCGTGATCGGTGCCGGGCCGGCGGGGCTGGCCTGCGCCACGGTCGCCGCACAGCGGGGGCATGTGGTGACCCTGTATGATCGTGCGCATGACATCGGCGGGCAGTTCAATCTGGCCAAACGTATTCCCGGCAAGGAAGAATTTCACGAAACGCTGCGATATTATCGCCGCATGATCGACAAGCATCACGTCAGTCTGCAACTGGGTGTCGATGTGGATGGTGCGTTGTTGCGGCAGGGCGCATTTGACGAAATCGTCATCGCCACGGGTATCGCGCCACGCACATTGGATCTGCCCGGGCACGATCATCCCAAAGTGTCCGGCTATATCGATGTGGTCGCCGGCCGGGTGACTCCGGGAAAGACGGTCGTCATCATCGGGGCTGGCGGGATCGGCTTCGATGTCGCGACGTTGCTGTCGCACGCAGGGGTTTCCGCAGCTCTGGATACGGATGTGTTCGCCCGCGAATGGGGCATCGATTTTGAAAATCACCCGCGCGGCGGGGTCACCGGTGTCGCACCCCGCGTGGCAACCGGTGGGCGGCAAGTGACGCTGCTACAACGCAAGGCAAGCCCTGTCGGCAAGGGGCTGGGACGGACAACGGGCTGGACGCACCGGATTGCCTTGCAACGCAGGGGTGTGCAGATGGTTTCGGGTGTGGTCTATCAGCGCATCGATGATCTGGGCCTGCATGCGACAGTCGATGGACAGCCCCGCCTGTTCGAGGCCGACAGCATCGTGATTTGTGCCGGGCAGGAACCCGATCGTGCACTCTACGATCAGTTGGTGGGGGCAGGGATGCATGTTCATGTGATTGGCGGCGCGTTCGAGGCAGGCGAACTCGATGCCAAGCGCGCGATCAAACAGGCGACTGAACTGGCCGTTGCTCTGTGA
- a CDS encoding TetR/AcrR family transcriptional regulator — MALPLKPEQVREVRDQIRHIAEQHMAKLGSTDISLRAVAAEMGWTAASLYRYFDSKIALIAATRTAAYDRFSTRIEHAYNSTDDLWARSRAIGEAYIAFAFDEPAAYKLIFAYEQPEAEKTDELVAAEQRSRRTLTGYVADMVAAGLIEGEPEILAHAYWASLHGLISLHMAGKLSRSVTFDTVKLASRRLITRGALPLQDIPRDGA, encoded by the coding sequence ATGGCTCTGCCACTCAAACCCGAACAAGTGCGCGAAGTGCGCGACCAGATCCGGCACATTGCCGAACAACACATGGCGAAACTTGGATCGACGGACATCTCCCTGCGAGCGGTCGCGGCCGAGATGGGCTGGACCGCCGCTTCCCTCTATCGGTATTTTGACAGCAAGATCGCCTTGATCGCGGCCACACGGACGGCGGCTTACGATCGCTTTTCCACCCGCATAGAACATGCCTACAACAGCACGGATGATCTGTGGGCACGGTCTCGCGCCATCGGTGAAGCTTATATCGCCTTCGCCTTCGACGAACCGGCGGCTTACAAACTGATCTTCGCCTACGAACAGCCGGAAGCGGAAAAAACCGACGAACTTGTCGCTGCGGAACAACGATCGCGGCGCACCTTGACCGGTTATGTCGCGGACATGGTTGCCGCAGGTCTGATCGAAGGGGAACCGGAAATCCTCGCCCATGCCTACTGGGCATCGCTGCATGGCCTCATCAGCCTGCATATGGCAGGAAAACTGTCCCGCTCGGTCACTTTCGATACGGTAAAGCTGGCGTCACGACGCCTGATCACACGCGGTGCGCTGCCTTTGCAGGACATACCCCGGGACGGAGCTTGA
- a CDS encoding IS701 family transposase, which yields MEEDWRRDLEQWLEPYLQALANKTRRRMCPAYIAGLIGPGDRKSIQPMAARIDALSYDRLHHFVGAGIWDSAPLEATLWRQADELVGGDKAWLIIDDTALPKKGKASVGVAPQYATVLGKNANCQTLVSVTLASGEVPVMLGLRLFLPESWTSDTARMAKAAVPEAFRAYRTKPDIAIEEIDRIIAAGVRFGCVLADAGYGLSAPFRQALSARGLCWAVGIPRHQKVYPSDVQLIFPVAGRGRPRVRHVPDVKSLAAHTMLEEAKWRKISWRRGTKGRLSARFAVMRVRIADGAPQRIGAAGAQHMPGEEAWLVGEHRSSGERKYYLSNLPADTPAKDVAGAIKARWVCEQAHQQLKEELGLDHFEGRSWTGLHRHALMTMIAYAFLQTRRLAQTGRKKKSLRSAPSAEPTGCTPSYP from the coding sequence ATGGAAGAGGATTGGCGGCGGGACCTCGAACAGTGGCTTGAGCCGTATTTGCAGGCTCTGGCCAACAAGACGCGGCGGCGGATGTGTCCGGCTTATATCGCCGGATTGATAGGCCCGGGCGATCGCAAGAGTATCCAGCCGATGGCAGCACGCATCGACGCGCTCAGCTATGACCGGCTACACCATTTCGTCGGAGCAGGGATCTGGGACAGCGCGCCGCTGGAGGCGACGTTGTGGCGACAGGCTGATGAGCTGGTCGGCGGCGACAAGGCCTGGCTTATCATCGACGACACAGCGCTACCCAAGAAGGGCAAGGCCTCGGTCGGTGTCGCGCCGCAATACGCCACGGTGTTGGGCAAGAACGCCAACTGCCAGACCTTGGTATCGGTGACGTTGGCCTCGGGAGAAGTTCCGGTCATGCTGGGTTTGCGGCTGTTCCTGCCGGAAAGCTGGACCAGCGACACTGCACGGATGGCCAAGGCGGCTGTGCCCGAAGCATTTCGGGCCTATCGCACAAAGCCTGACATCGCGATTGAGGAGATCGACCGCATCATCGCTGCCGGCGTGCGCTTTGGCTGCGTCCTGGCCGATGCCGGTTATGGCCTGTCCGCACCGTTCCGGCAGGCGCTCAGCGCACGGGGCCTCTGCTGGGCGGTCGGCATCCCCCGCCACCAGAAGGTCTATCCCTCAGACGTGCAGTTGATCTTCCCGGTGGCGGGACGTGGACGACCGCGTGTCCGGCACGTACCCGACGTCAAATCCCTGGCCGCCCATACCATGCTGGAGGAGGCGAAGTGGCGGAAGATCAGTTGGCGCCGCGGAACCAAAGGCCGTCTGAGCGCCCGCTTCGCTGTCATGCGCGTGCGGATCGCTGATGGCGCGCCACAGCGGATCGGTGCTGCTGGCGCACAGCACATGCCAGGCGAAGAGGCTTGGCTGGTGGGCGAGCATCGCTCCAGCGGCGAGCGAAAATACTATCTTTCCAACCTTCCCGCCGACACGCCAGCCAAAGATGTCGCCGGCGCCATCAAGGCGCGCTGGGTCTGCGAACAGGCGCATCAGCAACTCAAGGAAGAACTTGGTCTCGACCATTTCGAGGGCCGCTCGTGGACCGGGCTGCATCGCCATGCGCTCATGACAATGATCGCCTATGCCTTCCTGCAAACACGAAGGCTCGCTCAGACGGGGCGGAAAAAAAAGAGTCTCCGGTCCGCCCCCTCAGCCGAGCCTACCGGCTGTACGCCAAGCTATCCTTGA
- a CDS encoding HAMP domain-containing sensor histidine kinase codes for MKTRLFWKILLAFWLTFLAITQGVWLLFQLRSDDRPPPERFMVEQMAPTLLSVAEGEIERSGKAGFYSFLRSLPAEQRARLQLVEPDKQAPAYPPDLVRSISRDVVTPDGQRLHIRYGYRDRPSGTDIFNMPAELMTLGLVGGLLFAALLAWYLTRPINRLRKGFDQLAQGHLSERLGPVMGNRRDEIADLAHHFDRMAQRLEELVGARDRLLHDVSHELRSPLARLQLAIGLARQAPDKTEASLQRIDREATRLDALVGELLGLARADHYGSTGEDYFDLADVLRSVIEDALFEARAHGVAIFVSGAGMSSDQAPPIRGDAETVRRALDNVIRNALRFSEAGQQVDVDYRSEDGAHCITVADRGPGMEDINIDAMFEPFARGNDQSLGFGLGLAIAKRGIARHGGAITATNRAGGGLVVHLQIPQAGAVSSDRVTVHPRHGAGDAETS; via the coding sequence ATGAAAACCCGGCTGTTCTGGAAAATTCTGCTGGCGTTCTGGCTGACTTTCCTTGCGATCACGCAAGGAGTCTGGTTGCTGTTCCAGTTGCGCAGCGATGATCGGCCGCCACCGGAACGTTTTATGGTGGAACAGATGGCACCAACGCTGCTGTCTGTCGCGGAAGGGGAAATCGAACGGTCCGGCAAGGCCGGATTTTACAGTTTTCTGCGTTCTCTGCCCGCAGAGCAACGCGCACGTCTGCAACTTGTCGAGCCGGACAAGCAGGCTCCTGCCTATCCCCCTGATCTGGTGCGGTCCATATCGCGCGATGTTGTGACACCGGACGGGCAGCGCCTGCACATTCGCTATGGATATCGCGACAGGCCGAGTGGCACGGATATCTTCAACATGCCTGCCGAACTCATGACCCTGGGCCTGGTCGGAGGATTGCTCTTCGCAGCCTTGCTGGCATGGTATCTGACCCGGCCGATCAATCGGCTGCGCAAAGGGTTCGACCAACTCGCGCAAGGTCACCTGTCGGAGCGGCTTGGCCCCGTTATGGGGAACCGGCGGGATGAGATTGCCGATCTGGCACATCACTTCGACCGGATGGCCCAGCGTCTTGAGGAACTGGTCGGCGCGCGTGACCGGCTGCTTCATGACGTTTCGCACGAACTGCGTTCTCCGCTCGCGCGGTTGCAACTTGCGATCGGACTGGCGCGTCAGGCACCCGACAAGACCGAGGCATCGCTGCAACGGATCGATCGCGAGGCCACCCGTCTCGATGCGTTGGTGGGGGAATTGCTCGGTCTGGCGCGGGCGGACCATTATGGCAGCACGGGGGAGGATTATTTCGACCTTGCCGATGTGCTGCGCAGCGTGATCGAGGATGCCCTGTTCGAAGCAAGGGCGCATGGCGTTGCGATTTTCGTCAGCGGTGCGGGGATGTCCAGCGATCAGGCGCCACCGATACGTGGCGATGCAGAAACGGTTCGGCGGGCGCTCGACAATGTCATCCGCAATGCGCTCCGTTTCTCGGAAGCCGGGCAACAGGTGGATGTCGATTACAGGTCGGAAGACGGCGCCCACTGCATCACCGTTGCCGATCGTGGCCCGGGCATGGAGGACATCAATATAGACGCGATGTTCGAACCCTTTGCGCGCGGGAACGACCAGAGCCTTGGTTTCGGTCTCGGCCTTGCGATTGCAAAGCGCGGCATTGCGCGGCACGGTGGCGCGATTACGGCGACCAATCGTGCAGGGGGCGGTCTGGTCGTCCACTTGCAGATCCCGCAGGCAGGTGCTGTCAGTTCAGATCGGGTCACGGTCCATCCCCGGCATGGAGCGGGGGATGCCGAGACATCCTAG
- a CDS encoding response regulator transcription factor, protein MTGHKRQPMQALMEDATPARRILLVDDDIDLSAMLREYLESEGFRVETAHNGVDGVAQALSGKFDAIVLDIMLPRLNGIEALRQIRQTTDVPVLMLTAKGDQVDRVVGLELGADDYVAKPYYPRELVARLRAILRRQVSLGAPRGSIMQSGKLTVRVAERRVSWLDIPIELTVTEFNMLVSLLRAGDEVQSKDDLSLGALGRPRQSYDRSVDVHISNLRQKLEAASSGDVGIETVRGVGYRLRSAP, encoded by the coding sequence GTGACAGGCCATAAACGGCAGCCGATGCAGGCGCTGATGGAAGACGCTACCCCCGCAAGGCGCATTTTGCTGGTCGATGATGACATCGATCTCAGTGCGATGCTGCGCGAGTATCTGGAAAGCGAAGGTTTCCGCGTGGAGACGGCACACAATGGCGTCGATGGCGTCGCCCAGGCTTTGTCGGGCAAATTTGACGCGATTGTGCTCGATATTATGCTCCCGCGCCTCAACGGTATCGAGGCCTTGCGTCAGATTCGCCAGACAACCGACGTGCCGGTGCTGATGCTCACAGCCAAAGGCGATCAGGTGGATCGCGTGGTGGGGCTGGAACTTGGCGCTGACGATTATGTCGCCAAACCTTATTATCCGCGTGAACTGGTTGCCCGGTTGCGGGCAATCCTGCGGCGGCAGGTTTCGCTCGGTGCGCCGCGCGGATCGATCATGCAATCGGGAAAATTGACCGTTCGTGTAGCGGAACGCCGTGTCAGCTGGTTGGATATCCCGATCGAACTCACCGTGACCGAATTCAATATGCTGGTTTCGTTGTTGCGGGCAGGCGATGAGGTCCAGTCGAAGGACGATCTGTCACTCGGGGCGCTGGGGCGACCGCGCCAATCCTATGACCGTAGTGTGGATGTCCACATCAGCAATCTCAGGCAGAAACTTGAAGCCGCCTCGTCCGGGGATGTTGGTATCGAAACGGTGCGCGGCGTCGGCTATCGCTTGCGAAGCGCGCCATGA
- a CDS encoding BA14K family protein — protein sequence MKMLLRCALAAAVIAAAAPSIAAARPGAPQHGPGHGPDHGAQAPAKKPAPNAHNGQHNAYGQWNKAWGAKPPAPPKHWTKKGDWYRHVRVCQQKYRSYNARTDTYRTSAGKPRRCTL from the coding sequence ATGAAAATGCTGTTACGCTGCGCATTGGCCGCCGCAGTGATCGCCGCGGCAGCGCCGTCGATCGCAGCGGCACGACCGGGCGCCCCCCAACACGGCCCCGGTCATGGCCCAGATCACGGGGCGCAGGCACCGGCGAAAAAGCCTGCTCCGAATGCGCATAACGGGCAACACAATGCCTATGGCCAATGGAACAAGGCATGGGGCGCCAAACCCCCGGCGCCGCCGAAACATTGGACGAAGAAGGGCGACTGGTATCGCCACGTCCGGGTCTGCCAGCAGAAATACCGTTCCTACAATGCCCGTACCGACACCTATCGGACAAGCGCTGGAAAACCGCGTCGCTGTACACTCTAG
- a CDS encoding efflux transporter outer membrane subunit — MEGLRMIDRWRYLAVTATAASLAACSVGPDYRPATPSDLGVPSAYSDGRSAALNPAELAAWWTRFHDPMLDDLVTRAVSANLDIEQAQARLRQAREASIQARANLLPTASASGRAGRNFDSSAPDTSSYSLGIDADWQLDLFGGVRRSVEAARADEAASGYDLASVRIAIIAEVVTNYIQLRLAQQQLAIAENTVRYQRDNYDIARWRVQAGVAASLDEEQARTQLAQTEASLPEFRTSIKNALNRLAVLTAQAPGAATAALETPAPIPVPPSDLAVGFPADTLRQRPDVRSAERSLAAATARIGVAQAQLLPSLSLSGSLGTSALSAGGLFDAITGSLFAGISQILFDGGARASQVRAQRAAVDGAYAAYRQTILTSLEDVENALVAVSSADARSTQFAIARDSANTSAIIARLQYQAGMSDFLTLSSVETSLLSSSNSLASSQAAQALAVVQLYNALGGGWQTTDRNGSDG, encoded by the coding sequence ATGGAAGGCCTCCGTATGATCGATCGATGGCGATACCTTGCGGTCACGGCAACAGCCGCGTCACTGGCCGCATGTAGCGTGGGCCCCGACTATCGGCCTGCCACGCCAAGCGACCTCGGGGTACCTTCCGCCTATAGCGACGGGCGCAGTGCTGCGCTGAACCCTGCCGAGCTTGCCGCATGGTGGACGCGTTTCCATGACCCGATGCTCGACGACCTTGTCACACGCGCAGTGTCCGCCAATCTCGATATAGAGCAGGCGCAAGCCCGCTTGCGGCAAGCGCGTGAGGCATCGATACAGGCGCGCGCCAATCTGCTGCCGACAGCCAGCGCGAGCGGGCGTGCCGGGCGCAACTTCGACAGCAGCGCCCCCGACACCAGCAGCTATTCCCTCGGGATCGATGCGGACTGGCAGCTTGACCTGTTCGGCGGCGTGCGGCGTTCGGTCGAGGCCGCGCGCGCTGACGAAGCGGCGAGCGGCTACGATCTGGCATCGGTCCGCATCGCGATCATTGCCGAAGTGGTCACCAACTATATCCAGCTTCGGCTCGCGCAGCAGCAGCTCGCGATTGCCGAGAATACGGTGCGCTATCAGCGCGACAATTACGATATTGCCCGTTGGCGGGTTCAGGCCGGCGTCGCCGCGTCGCTCGATGAAGAGCAGGCCCGCACCCAGCTTGCCCAAACCGAGGCAAGCCTTCCCGAGTTCAGAACCAGTATAAAAAATGCACTCAACCGGCTGGCGGTGTTGACGGCCCAGGCACCGGGCGCTGCAACGGCAGCGCTTGAAACCCCGGCCCCGATCCCGGTCCCGCCATCCGATCTTGCCGTGGGCTTTCCGGCCGACACACTGCGCCAGCGCCCCGACGTCCGTTCCGCCGAACGCAGCCTTGCCGCAGCCACGGCACGCATTGGCGTTGCACAGGCGCAATTGCTCCCCTCGTTGAGCCTCAGCGGATCGCTGGGAACGAGTGCTCTGAGCGCCGGCGGACTGTTCGATGCGATCACTGGTTCGCTTTTCGCCGGTATTTCGCAAATTCTGTTCGATGGCGGGGCACGGGCTTCGCAGGTCCGCGCCCAGCGGGCCGCTGTCGATGGCGCCTATGCCGCCTATCGCCAGACGATCCTCACCTCGCTCGAGGATGTGGAGAACGCGCTCGTCGCGGTCTCGTCGGCCGACGCGCGCAGCACGCAATTTGCTATCGCCCGTGATTCCGCGAACACCAGCGCGATTATCGCGCGGCTGCAGTATCAGGCCGGGATGAGCGATTTTCTGACGCTGTCGAGCGTCGAAACCTCGCTCCTCTCGTCAAGCAACAGCCTTGCAAGTTCCCAGGCCGCACAGGCTCTCGCAGTCGTGCAGCTTTACAACGCCCTTGGCGGCGGATGGCAAACCACGGACAGGAATGGAAGCGACGGATGA